The window ACCAGTGGGTGCCAAAAATACTCCACAAGGAAAGGATGGGTTTCATCCCAAGTCAGAGGTACAAAGGATGAAGAAAACATCCTATAGCAGCAATTTTGGAGAAAACTACTTGACATCAGATATCTCCTTCTATTGAATAGAGAATCCAACAGAAAGCAGGAAGAGGAAACAAACTAGTATGGTAAACAGTGACATCAGGCAGACAAGAGGAAACTATTACAAGTAACAATGCAAACGTGTCAAGTCCACTAGATACAAACAAAATTGACCCCAAAATAAGTATCATCAGAACAAACATCATTGTGGCCTCAGACACGCATAAAAAATAATGCAGAATACACCAGATAAGAAAACAACATTGAAATCCAGGAGCCCAGCAATGGTTTAGTCAGAAAAAGTAAAGGGCATAATACATGTTTTGTATAATATTCATATTACTAGTGATATCCTTTTCTACGTGCACGTGAGTAGTTCTAATAAATTGCTTAACAATTGGGACGTAAGAACACGTTTCAAACATGACAACCCATATCCAGTTTTGGCTCCAAGCCCCCCCAATGTGCTAGAGTACATAATTTTGATGCAATGAACTATAACCATCTGCAAATTTGTATAGGTTCGCTTATTTTCCAAAGAGAATTACTGAGAAGGAGCAACATCTGCAGAAAACAGAGGGCAGAACTTACTTGGCGAAGGATGTAATCATAACCAAACGTTGCTGTGACATCCTTAGACATGTGGTTGTACACAAATTCGGAAGCTAGAGAGACCTACATAGCAAAAAATGTTAGCAAACACACAAAAAAGTGTGCATAAATAACATGTTGTTCCAAATAGTCTTGGAAACTAGTATATGCTTAACCTTTTCAGAAACTTTCTGCACATAACTCAATAGAACCATTCCTGTACTAGCAACTTGCCCAGTGGCAACCTGCACATAAAGTAGTATCTTTGAGTAACTCTATCAAAAAGCAAACTTCCTTATCGAGTACATCTGTTTCACAAGTCAACAACAATTCCACACAGCCACTACAAGTAATCATGCAGAAACATCATTGAAAAATCTCTTATCCTCCtccccccccaccccccaacCCTCCCAATGCAGCCAAAAAGTCGAGAGCATGCAAACAGATGCAAAGACAAGGATTTTTGTAAGTTTCGGCACAATTGCACATAATTCCAAGTTAAAAGACAATAAGAAAACTATACACATTCTGTGCTCACCAGTATGAAGCATTAACCAAAATGATGTgttaaaaggaaagaaaattgccaAGGATGGAAGTTATCAAATGCCTTTTGTGCAATCCAATACTAATGCACAAAGATAGGTCCCCTGCAAATCCCCCACTAGATGCCAAGAAAGTTGCAAAAGCAGCATTTGCATAGATAAGGCATACCAACTGGTACCATAACAGATACCATTCACATATGTTGCCAATTTTCAACCCCAATCGTGTATTGCATATATATTAGGTAAATATCTCCTACCAACTTACAAGGTGAATAAGTGCATCCAAAGTGCCTAGTTCCCACTGACAGTAGCAAAAGAAGAGTGCGCATAACTCCATGTTTGCTAAATGCAATGAAGACATTGAGAAGAGACTTTTCAACTGTTCTTCATTCTGAACTTTAAATTGTTAATCTAGACaacaattatttaaaaaaaattgtgcaaattgaaaaaaaaaagcttgacAGAACAAAAATGAAATCCAGACTTTTAGGTACTCCACCATCTCAGTTTCTCTCTAATGGCCAGAAAAACACAGGAAATACTGAAATTGGAACTTCACCCTCAAGCCTGCTCTCCTATCCCAATGAATTAATCTACTTCCCTGCCCTCCGGCAAAGTAAAATCTACTTCCCTATGCTCCACCCTGCCCCACAGTAATAATAAGTGATCATCTTCAATGCCTAATCTATCACAAAACTAaactgttttattttttaagacaATAAAAATGTTAAACATACTTGACAGTGGCACAAACTAGAAGCTTGGGAACAAGGGATAGTTTAACCAATCACTACTACTTTCCAGCTCAAAGCAAAATTATTATACAAAATAATAGCATAGCCACCTTATTTCCTGTTATTATCAAATGCTGACAAAGGGATTTAAAAAATACAGCACAAAAGTATAAAATGGCTATTGCAGTTCGTGTAGGTTTATACCATCTTATCGTTGTTGTATCGAGCTCCATAACCAATGCCAGATTTCCTATGCTGACCAgtccaaaacacttcaccacCCAAAGACAAATTTGGGGTCACACTCTGCAAGCACATTCACATATTTTATTAACAAACACTGAGTTGCCTGTAGTGTTactgtggaaaaaaaaaaatctcacacATTTTATTCACAGATCTGCAACTGTCCTGAAGCAAATTTTTAGAGTtcctaaattttcaaaaaaatttaaaaaaaaaacagtttatGGCCCTCAAATATAGGAGGAAACCAATTTTTACTAGACATGATGACATTTTGATGAAGGGAAGAGGGAAGAGATTCCTCCATTCGCGGATAAATATCCATGAACGTATGTATTATTTTATTCGTCAAGCTTTGCTTTATGACTTCTCAAGAGTAGAAGAGAGTAGCAGTTGCTGAAGTCTGAAACAAAACAACTGAGAAATGCACAGCAAAGTGGTCCTTTAACTGAAAAGTGCATGCCCATCATGCATCTCAGTTTGTTGTAGAGTGCAGTTTCGTCCATATTCCCATGTTGAAGTATAAAAACTAATCCATTTCTTAAGAATACATTAGCGAAACACCATATTTTCTATCTTTATATGTAAATAATAATAGACTTTCACATCTTGAATGTAAGGCTAAACTCTTCAAGAAAATGAACTAAAAATAAGATCTTTTTTACCTGAATGTAGCTTGCACCAAATAAGGCACCACTGCCTAACTGAAACTGACTTCTGTAGTCTTTGCCCTGCACGTACAACAAAATGAAAACACAAGACAAACAATTAACCTTCTCCTTTGGGTATATCAAATGATCCACATGCAATGGCTATTGTCATGTAAAAGGTGGACAGTTCCTTATGGATAATCAGACATCGGCTCATGTTATTGCAACCTGAAGAATTGTCTACAAGTGGATGTACAAACATATTGAGGCCTACATATGCTTGAACACCACGCTGGTATGCATACCTATATGACGTTTTGAACAAGTATACATAAACAACACAGAAGTTCAGCATGAAAGGGCCTTTACGACTTTACCTTGTAATCAAAACTGGCCATTACATTTGACATGTGTGGTTCATTTGTAAGCTGGGCAAAAGAATAGTTGAATTAGTTAATTTTTCGTACCAACATGTTAGCAGAAAGTGAAATGAACTAAAAGACACCAATGGCCACCTAAAGCTTGTAAATATAATAGAATTACCTGTGCTGAAGACTTCAAGATAAGATTCTCGGATAAATCACACTTTATTCTAGCATTTAGCCTACCATCTGTCATAATCCTCCCAACAAGCATTAGCTGTGAAAATCAATTGATGCCCCGAGAATTAAACAAATTTCATCAATATCAAACACATGAAACTTTAGCCAAGTGACAAATACATACCTTTGGATCGAGATAGTTTGCACCAAACTCATAGTGAGCCGTTGGGATTTTTATGGTTTCAGGTGACTGAGAAGGTATTTCAGTAGGTCCCATAAGTACACTGATAATTAGCAGATGGAAAAATTTTCAGTTAattataaaatgaaaatttctaacATTGTCCCTGCCACCCAAATAAAATCTAGATACGAAGGaacaaaatgaatgaaagaaAAACATATAATTATGCACCTAATATTTTTTCCAATGACTAATAACTACCTGTGACTGAGGGCAAATTTCGGATTGAGTCCTTTTGTAAAATCAAATCGCAGCCCTTCAAAGAGTTCAGGCTTCAAAGACACTGCCAATAAAACTCAATCGAATCATTATCTCAATAACCAACAATCTTTTAACTTGCCAGTAATATCCTCTATATGCAGATGGCTCCACATAAGCAAGTCACTTTCACTACCTAGCAATTGGTGCCACAAAATGTAGCACAAGAAACTTATAACTTCCTTCAATTAGCAATGCTCAAGCCATAAATGGCAAACCAACTACAGTTACTACACAAAGGCCGAGCTAATCTATTTCAACTTCCGTAAATTCGAGTTTTACTTTCATGCATGGTTGTACCTGACAATCCCAGTAGAACCACGCCACTAAATCCAATCGCCTGCGCTTAAGGATTACAACTCTAATAGCTTTTTAATATATACAGAACCTAGTAAAAGCATGCATCACTTCACTGAAACAAAGTTCTAATGGGATACacagcaaaaagaaaaacaaaccaaATTGGGCTCAACTATATTGTCTAGAAATACAtatcttgctcaaaacatgataTCTATCATGCATCgttcaaaaatatattttaaaaaagaaaaagataaaaagggaTCAACATGGTGGGCGAATAGCAATATAGAATACTGACTGAAAGCTTCACGGTGAATTTCTTCATAAGGGATAGGGCAAGGAAGGTTCAAGTAATCAACTTTCTCCTTTTCGATGACGGTGGGCTTCAAACCGGTTGGTTGTGTTGCCGTTGTACTTGCCGGAGGAGAGATAAAAGTGGCCATTGTTGCTGTTCTGGGCTCCTTCCGATTCAAACCAGTGATAGTCAATGGTCAAAGCAAGGATGAAGCAGTGGCGGAAGAAGCAATCACACTACTACTTCTTCAAAAGCGGCTAGGAGAAACAGAGAAAAATGAGAACCTTTTTAATTTTCCCCACTTTGTTCTCTGAGAGAGAAAAACCCTTCCCCCAATCTCGAAAACCCCTAAAACCTGCTTTCCGTTTTCAACCCGGCCCTTTGTGTTCGTTTTACCCGGGATTGCTATTTAGGCCTTAACAGGAAATAATTAAATGCACCTAGCTTTCTCTTAATTTTGGTAgaggcaaaaataaaaattgagaagttttccttttttttttttccagtacAGAAGAGATGGATACAAATTTTCgaaccaagtgagaaagaagTTCCTAAAATCTCAGAGTACAACAAATTAAGAAGGTTCGAAATTGGCAACAAAAACTGCATACAAATTTAATAAGTTGATTATTGTGGTTGTAGCCCCTCATGGACAGCTCGTTTGGTCACGGGACTAAATTTAATAAGTTGATTATTGTGGTTGTAGCCCCTCATGGACAGCTCGTTTGGTCACGATAGTCCCTTGGAAGTCATTGTCCAGCTCCCTCAACAGGAATCCAGTCCCAGTGGTTATCGTGTTCGGGGGGAAAGGGGCCTCTCCTTCCGGACAggagtgggattagtcgggccccgtatGAATTGACCCGAACACCCATTTcgtcagcaaaaaaaaaaaaagattattgtGGTTGTATGATTATGAGAGGACTTGGTTAATGATCAAAATGTGGAAGTTATAAGTGCtaattattgaaaaatatatctTTAATGCATGCACTAATTAATCTCCaattttttccccaaaaaaagaaaggctcAATTTTATTATATGAATAAGAGATTATTGATCTTTTAATATAGATTGTATCCTTTATTTCTCAAAACTCACTTTTCAGAAAATAACCCTTAAGGAATCTTCTATTTCacgttttgaaaaatttttgaggTTTCTAAGAAAACGAGGTTTAGACGAATTTGTGGCAAAGCATAAATTGCCAAATCTCTTTAAAAGTGTATTTAGGCCTTAATCCAATGCTCCGAAAAGGCTATTTAATGGGATATCATATACCCATTTGTTTAAAGGGTTTATGTTACTGTTATTACTAATTATTTATTGTCTCGATCCTCAAGCCAACAATTCGTGAAAATTAAACACGCATATGAAGCCCAATGGGGGTCGAAAAGCAGAAAATGTGAAGCCCATTAGGCAACACCAGACGATGTTTTCCAAAAAGGCCGCTGGGCCAGCGCAGCAGCCATTTTGAGACTATCTATAAAGCGTTTGACGAAGATTTTGACGCTTCTTGGTGTTGAAGACTTTGAAGCTCCGAGCTGCCGGTCGCCGACTACTGTGCCCGGTGAGCGTCCATCCTTCCCTTTTCTATGTCCTCCGTGGTCCTATCTGCTGCTCAATGCAGTTATATCAACCACCATGCTCATTGCCCTTTAAGTATTTGAATGTTGGACTACCCCGTCGACTTCTCTCTCGTTTCTCTTGACTAACCATTGATGTAAAGTCGTCGTTTTATGTTTAGTCATAGTTAAATTCCAGAAATCCCACTAATTAATTGTTATCTGAAGTGgggttttgccaaagtttttaTCTTTATCTCGAACGGTTGAAGATTAAGGCAACTGGGGCAGAAAACGGTGAAGGATCTGGATATCTTATTAAAGATGGAGAAGCATTTAGGGATTGAAAACTTGATCATGTAAATCGATACTTAAACGGatgtcacattgattgataaatgcAGCTTTATGGCCGTGAcaagggtttttttttgtttttgaggtTTTTGTATCCTAGTTGTTCTATATTTTGTTAAAAGGATCATGTCTGTGTTTTTTTCTTACCACATGTTTCCCCTTGTcctgtttattttattttatttgattatacTTTCCATTTGTCAATACTTTAGCTTCAACATGCTCTCTATCACCTGTCTGCAGTGGATATGGATCGGCTCTCAAATGCATTTTCTTTGCTGGAACTGGATGCAACGGATGATAGGGAACACACGACCTCTTTTGCTGCTGAAGGCGAGTATGAGAAAGAGAGGTTTACACTGGCATTGATTTCTGGGAAGTGCCTCAGCTTGCTTTATATTCACTTTGTTTGAAATGTTGGATTTAGACTATGTTTCACTGACTCTTAACAAAGCAAAGATGTAAATTTTCTTTTAGCTTTAATTTCTGCTTCAACATCAACGTGAGTGGTGCATTTTTTGTTCTGGAAAGACAAGCAATTGGCATGTATCATCCAGTGTACTAAAATGCCACTGGATATCTTTGTTATGCAGCccaagggaagaagaaagatgaCAGCTCAGGGGATACAACCACTGTTAATAATGATAAAAATGGTCCACAAAGCTCAGAAGTGCCTTCTGGAGAGTGCAAGTTGCCACTTGTGTGGATTGACCTGGAAATGACTGGTGAGTATCTAGTGTTAGGTTATTCATATGATACAAATTCTTTTGCCAAGGAGTTGGTTAATAGAAAATACCTGTAAGTGTTAATGGCTGTTTAAGATAATCCATAATCTAATTGGATGGCATGCCTAGTCATTCACTAAAACAGGGTTTTGATTTGTTGTCTGAATCATCTGATATCATCTGTGCCTGCGATAGTATTTCTATCACATTGTAAACTTTTCtctttgatttgaaatatcactAAATCAGACCATATAAGTGCAGAAGTcaactttctttttcaacttgcTGCTGAAGGAAAatcacttaattttttttagcccAAAGTTGCTGCTTCCAGTTTCTTACACTTATTAAGACAAAGgcttttttcatcattttcctaGAACCATTAGATAATGAGTTATGAGCGTACATAATAAAACTTAGAGCTCCTTTTTGTTCTAGGTTCCTGAGAGCTGTTTGAGTCTTAAGTGTCAATAAGCAACTTTGTGGTCCCTACTGCTGTCAATCAGAGATTCATGTGGTTCATTTGTCCAGGTTTGTTGCTCTTCGACCTTCCTGCTCCACTTATTACTCCGTCAGTATTATCCTAAATTCCATGGTTACCATTCATGAACAGAAATTTTCATGTACTTCATGAGAGAATGTTCTTCTTGCCTTGTTTTTCATTCCTTTCCGCTGTTAGAGCATTCAGCTAACCTAaacctctttctctttctctggCCATCTACTTGATTGTTCCCTTTTgttaatttttaagttttctTCTCTAAAAATCCTTTGTTCAAATCCTTTAGTGTATGAATATTTTTCTTCCTTAAATACCTATGTTCTGATTACGAGTCCCCAAAGAATTGTGTCAGCTGTAAAGGAGCATGATTATAGTCGAAATCCAAACATGAATTCATAAGCATAAAATTCACAAGTGAATTGATTAGAATTTGGGAAAGATGGGTTCTTTTTGTGTTGTCATCAACTTGGTAGTGCTTCAGAGCTAAACTTGCTTAGTTTATCCCCTAGGAATGTATAGTCCAATGAAAGTTTCTATGTGGTGCTATCTTCAATAGGATTTGCCCGTTAGTTATTACCTGGCATTTGAGACTGGTTATCAAAGTGGTTGGGCCTAGATTCCTTGGTTTTTCTTGCTTCTGTAGTTCTTTTGATCACGATGCTtatgttttgtttgttttcttaAATTGCTTTATTTCCTCATCTCTCTACATCCAGAAAAAATGCATTGACATTAGTAAGTGGGACATTGTGGACCATGTTAATTAGCTTTGTCAGCATGAATTATGTCCAAAAGAACACATGCAAGCCTAGAGTGGGAGAGAGCTGAATTCAGGAAAATTCTAAGAAAAGTTTTAATCCTTCCTGGAAGAAATGTCTTCAATTTGTTGGTCGAAATTGTACTAGTACTTGGCTTTGAATTGTTGTGGTATGTTATGCCTTTGGGAATTGTACCTCAATGAATTAATCGGTATGTGAAGACTAGTTGGGAAAATGTAATTGCTGAATGCTCCTAGCTAAACCACGTAAGCACATCCATCACTATGTACTTAAACAAATGGAGGGTGAGGCCCCTTGTTGGGCGCTCTTTCTCAAGCATGAGACTAAAGAGAGAGACTAGGTTGTATCTTTGCTGTTATATGAAACCTTTTTGTTCGTCCACTTGGCCGTAGTCATCTGTGAGCTTGAGAGCAAATATGCTCAGTCATCATTCCATATCTCTAGGTGGCCCTATGGGTTTagaataagaagaaaaattcaaccAGGGAAAATTGCTACTGTTTGCTGAAATCGTGTTTGCTATCCCCATCTTTGTAATCTTGATCATTTGGGCATTTAGTTATGAGTTATGGACTACTGTTTGAAATCTGAAGGAAGGATTAGTTGTTGCATTCATGAATCTGTACTTGGCAGACGCTACAAAACTGATTTGACTGATTGCCTGCCACGTTTCGTATGCTTTAAATATTcttttagaaaataatatcCTCATAGCTGACCCATTCTTTGTTACTTATGTAGGTTTGAACATTGAAATTGACAGAATCTTGGAGATTGCTTGTGTAATCACAGACGGTAGTTTGACCAAATCAATTGAGGTAATCTCAATCTCACTCTTTCAGTTGATCTCTATGTCATTCCATCCAGTTaaccttttttattatttttttgtcatttacCTATAGGGTCCTCATTTGATCATTCATCAAGAGAAGGACTGCCTGGATAGAATGGGAGAATGGTGTCAACAACATCATGCAGCCAGTGGTAATCAGCTTGCCATGTGTCTTTCTTTTCCATTGTCCTTCCATTGTTTCATAACCACACGAGTGGCCTGTAAATACTAATTGCCTTTTCTGGTATCTTATGGTTAGTAGTGAAATTTAACTAGTTATTCTGTGATGAAGGTTTGACTGACAAGGTGCTAATCAGTACCATCACCGAATGCGAAGCTGAAAAGCAGGTATTAAGGCTTCAGTATCCCCTTCACCATTGCACAACATTGTAAAGCCTTTTGTCTCTCAGACTAATGTGATAGTTCCGTGTTCCTTTGTGCAGGTTGttgaatttgtcaaaaaaaatgtGGGCACATATACGCCTCTTCTTGCAGGAAATTCAGTTTATATGGACTTTTTGTTTTTGAAGGTATGACAAAGTATTTTTATGTGCTTGTATTTGAGTTTGAATGAGATTACACATGGATATGTGATGGATATGGCACAATTGCGTTATTCTGGTGCAAGTATCATATACAGTCCTATAGGCCTTGCATTTATCTTGTCCAACACGAGTATTTTGCTAGACAATGTGCAATAcagctatcaaacaccttttATATTTATGCATACAGATGTACGTATACACACACACGCATCAGTGTTTAGGTTTACAATGTTTAAGGTGAGAATGTTAGAATTCCAGATGAAATATTTTGGATTTAGATGCTTTTTTTTAGTGCTTCTTCAGACATGTGGTGCATGCCCGTAGTTGAGATTTGTTGCTAGAAATGCTGACAGGCATCCACTCCCGTAATATGGATGAACTCATTTTTGATAACCCTTCATTTGGTGGTTTGTTTGCTAAATGCTTTCATGTTCTAATACAAAGTTTCCTTTGGCAGAAATATATGCCCGAATTGGCTAGTCTTTTCTCTCATGTACTTGTAGACGTCAGCAGCATCAAGGCACTATGTCTCCGTTGGTATCCAAGAGGTGATAGTTTTAACACTGCTTTTAAGTTCACAAAGCGTGTTAAATTTCTTTCAGTACTACTGTTTCAACAATTTTGACTAGCCTGTGCATCAGAATGTATGTTTGGCCACTGCATCTAAAACAGAACCAGAAGTTGATATAATAAAATGGATTCATTCAGAACTGTCCTTTTCCATTGTCTTGTGGTACTGCTATTTTGTTGAGATCCTGAATTTGGTGCACTCAACTCATGTCTGGGCCTGACTTATTGcaccttttttaaaaaaaaaaaattaattgtgTCTACTAGATAACAAGAAGGCTcctcaaaaagaaaacaagcacAGAGCTATGGATGACATCAAAGAAAGTATAGCAGAACTTAAGTactacaaggaaaacatattcaAGGCATCCAAGTCTAGGAAGTGATGAGGGCAAGATAGCAGCTTGTGGCTCCAGTGGTTTCTTTTTGAATACAAGCAATTGCAGCGGTGTTACATGTCACGACTCTTGGCGTGGTCTGAATGTAAAGTGGATGGTGTGTTAGTTCATGCAGAATAGTAAACACGATTTCATTTGAATGTAAAGTGGATGGTGGATTAGTTCATGCTGTGTACCTTTGGTAATCGATGCATGGTGTGTGTGGTTAATCAAGATAAATATTGATTTTCTTAGCAAGATAAATATATGGATGAAAATTTTGTGCGTGTAAAAATATTCGTTTTCTcaacaaaataaatatatggGCGGAAATTTCCTGTGTGTCTAATAAATATAGATCAGGATAGTTAATAGTTAATACTCACATTTAAGTGTACAAAAAGCAACAAGATATATGCCCAACGCAAAAGAGCAGGAGTGCTTTCTAAGAAAgatgaaagaaaaagtaaagaagcaAAGGTGTGGTAAAGAAGGGCCGAACAAAAATTACTTCTTAACTCTCTGGGCCCTTTACTCTTTCAGTCAATGGACCAAACCAGTGTTTTTAAAACCTGATCAGACCAATCGATTCGACCAGTTGAACTGTGAATCGGTCATGACACCGGTCCAGTTGGAAGCTAAAACCGGAACAGAATAAAAATCGTGAAAATCGAAAAAATCCGGATGAATCGATTGAATCCAGTTTGAGTATTCTTACTCACTTAACTTACCAAACTTACTGATATTCACATTAAAGGCAACAAACTATTAAACTCTAAAGAAAAGAAGACAACCGTTACTTTTATTCCTCCTCTAAAGTTCCAAACTTTCTTCTTTTGTGAGTTTGTCAAAAAGTCTCAATGTTCActcctttctcttctttctagTCTATTATCTTTTTCAATCCAAAGCTCAAACTCCATAACTTACCCACATAAGATATCAGATGGATCCTAAAGTTTAATTTTCATGCGTAAAGGCCTgggtgagttttttttttctatttatttgtcagtttcttcatttcttttgtggtttgaattttttttttgtcttttttatttttgggaatGGTTGTACCATTTTAACaatgattcaaaaaaaaaaaatcttcttttGGAGTTACATTTAGTCCCTTTTATTGTTCTGTTAAGTTGAGAAAGTGATAACTGGGTAATCACTTTTGAttgtttttgtttgacaaatttgagcagattttttttctaatttttctacaTTTCATGTgttgttttaggaattctggtgacatttttttttctctatttgaTGTATTCACTTTTTTcgaatttctcaaaaaatccTTGGAATTTTTAGATCTTTTggtgtttttgaattttttttaactattcAAATATCTAA is drawn from Coffea arabica cultivar ET-39 chromosome 1c, Coffea Arabica ET-39 HiFi, whole genome shotgun sequence and contains these coding sequences:
- the LOC113731778 gene encoding oligoribonuclease-like, with protein sequence MDRLSNAFSLLELDATDDREHTTSFAAEAQGKKKDDSSGDTTTVNNDKNGPQSSEVPSGECKLPLVWIDLEMTGLNIEIDRILEIACVITDGSLTKSIEGPHLIIHQEKDCLDRMGEWCQQHHAASGLTDKVLISTITECEAEKQVVEFVKKNVGTYTPLLAGNSVYMDFLFLKKYMPELASLFSHVLVDVSSIKALCLRWYPRDNKKAPQKENKHRAMDDIKESIAELKYYKENIFKASKSRK
- the LOC113731761 gene encoding mitochondrial import receptor subunit TOM40-1-like, which translates into the protein MATFISPPASTTATQPTGLKPTVIEKEKVDYLNLPCPIPYEEIHREAFMSLKPELFEGLRFDFTKGLNPKFALSHSVLMGPTEIPSQSPETIKIPTAHYEFGANYLDPKLMLVGRIMTDGRLNARIKCDLSENLILKSSAQLTNEPHMSNVMASFDYKGKDYRSQFQLGSGALFGASYIQSVTPNLSLGGEVFWTGQHRKSGIGYGARYNNDKMVATGQVASTGMVLLSYVQKVSEKVSLASEFVYNHMSKDVTATFGYDYILRQCRLRGKIDSNGCVGALLEERLNLGLNFILSAEIDHRKKDYKFGFGMTVGE